In the genome of Microbacterium paraoxydans, the window GTTGTCGGCCTGACCCCCGGCTTCGAATCGCGCACTTTGCGGCACATCGGCCGGGGATGGGGCCAATCAGGCGATTCGAAAGGAAAGGTGAGGCCTCTAGGCTGAGCACATGGCACACCGTGACGACATCGAATGCTGGCTCACCGACATGGACGGCGTGCTCGTCCATGAGAACGACGCCATCCCCGGGGCCTCCGAACTCCTCGCCGGATGGGAGCGCAACGAGATCCCGTACCTCGTGCTCACGAACAATTCGATCTTCACCGCCCGCGACCTCTCGGCCCGCCTCCGTGCGAGCGGCCTGATCGTGCCGGAGGAGCGCATCTGGACCTCCGCGCTCGCGACCGCCGACTTCCTCGCGCAGCAGCTCCCCGGCGGCTCCGCGTTCGTCATCGGCGAGGCCGGCATCCTCACCGCTCTGCACGAGGCCGGCTTCATCATGACCGAGACGAACCCCGACTTCGTCGTCGTCGGCGAGACCCGCAACTACTCGTTCGAGGCCATCACGAAGGCCATCCGCCACATCATCAACGGCTCGCGCTTCATCGTGACCAACCCGGACGCCACCGGCCCGAGCGCCGACGGGGTGCTGCCGGCCACGGGAGCGATCGCCGCCCTCATCACCAAGGCCACCGGCAAGGAGCCCTACGTCGTCGGCAAGCCCAATCCGATGATGTTCCGTTCGGCCCTGAACAAGATCGGCGCGCACTCGAAGAAGACGGGGATGATCGGCGACCGGATGGACACGGACATCGTCGCCGGCATCGAGGCGGGTCTGCACACGGTGCTCGTGCTCACCGGCATCAGCGACCAGCGGATCATCGAGCAGTACCCCTTCCGCCCGGACGAGATCGTCGACTCGGTCGCCGACCTGCTGCCCACGATCACCGACTCGATCCCCACTCTCGACGAGGACTGACGTGGGCGCCCTCGACGACGGCGAGCGGGTCACGGCGGCGGACGCCGCGGCCTGGCGCGCCTGGCTCGAGGCGAACCACGAACGCACGGCCGGAGTGTGGCTGCTGAGCGTGCGCGGGCGATCCGCCACCGGCGTCGGCTACGAGGACGCCGTCCGGCAGGCGCTGTGCTTCGGGTGGATCGACGGCCCGGTGCGCACGTTCGACGACGAGACCGGTGGCCAGTGGTTCTCCCCTCGACGCCCGGGGAGCGGCTGGGCGGCGACGAACAAGGCCCGCATCGCGGAGCTGGAGGCCGCGGGGCTCCTCGCTCCGGCCGGCATCCGCGCGCTGGAGACCGCGAAGGCGAACGGCTCCTGGACGCTCCTCGACGGCCCCGAGGCCGGCATCGAGCCGCCGGAGCTCACCGCCGCTCTCGACGCGGTGCCGGCGGCGAGGGCGAGCTGGGATGCGTTCCCGAAGTCGGTGAAGAAGTTCGGCCTCACACACATCGCGATGGCCAAGCGGCCGGATACGAAGGCCGCGCGCATCGCGAAGATCGTGGCGGATGCCGCGGAGGGGAAGCGCCCATGAACCAGAGCGACCTGCTGTTCCTCGTCCTGTTCCTCATCACG includes:
- a CDS encoding HAD-IIA family hydrolase, which translates into the protein MAHRDDIECWLTDMDGVLVHENDAIPGASELLAGWERNEIPYLVLTNNSIFTARDLSARLRASGLIVPEERIWTSALATADFLAQQLPGGSAFVIGEAGILTALHEAGFIMTETNPDFVVVGETRNYSFEAITKAIRHIINGSRFIVTNPDATGPSADGVLPATGAIAALITKATGKEPYVVGKPNPMMFRSALNKIGAHSKKTGMIGDRMDTDIVAGIEAGLHTVLVLTGISDQRIIEQYPFRPDEIVDSVADLLPTITDSIPTLDED
- a CDS encoding YdeI/OmpD-associated family protein, with amino-acid sequence MGALDDGERVTAADAAAWRAWLEANHERTAGVWLLSVRGRSATGVGYEDAVRQALCFGWIDGPVRTFDDETGGQWFSPRRPGSGWAATNKARIAELEAAGLLAPAGIRALETAKANGSWTLLDGPEAGIEPPELTAALDAVPAARASWDAFPKSVKKFGLTHIAMAKRPDTKAARIAKIVADAAEGKRP